One Ranitomeya variabilis isolate aRanVar5 chromosome 4, aRanVar5.hap1, whole genome shotgun sequence genomic window, GAAACATGAAATGCTCTATTTTTCATGAATTTTGGCATGTCTGTCCAGAAACCCCTTAAATCTAAAGCTCTTTCCACATTCCTTACAAGAGAAGCCTGAAGCTTTGCTGTGAGTCTTAACATGTGCGGCTAGATGCGACTTTCGTCTGAAACACTTGTCGCATTGTGTGCATGGGAATGGCTTCTCCCCCGTATGAATCCTGACATGTTTAACAAGATTCGGTTTACTACAAAATTTTGCCTCACAGTATGTGCAAGCATAAGGCTTTTCACCAGTGTGGATCCTTTGGTGAACAACGAGCTGGGCATTAAACACAAAACTCTTGCAGCATTCTGGACAAGAAAATGGCCTCTCGCCTGTGTGAGTTTTCATGTGACTAACAAGATTGACTTTATTTGTAAAGCGTCTGTCACATTCACTGCAAGAATATGGCTGCTCCCCTGTGTGAGTCCGTTGATGCCTGATGAGATGTGCGTTCCTTGCAAAGCTTCTGCCACATTCAGTACAGGAGAATGGTTTCACCCCTACGTGGGTATTCTGATGTTTGCAAAGACGTGATTTGTCAGAAAAGCAAAGCCCACACTCTAAGCATTCAAATGGTCGCTCTCCAGTGTGCGTGCGAAGGTGCACAACAATGCTCCCTTTGGTGGcaaaacatttcccgcattctgaacaagaaaatggcttctcgcctgtgtgcACCTGCTGATGTTTTAGATAGCTGCCCTTATCAGTGAAACACTTTCCACACTCTATGCAAGAGAATGGTTTCTCCCCAGTGTGCAGTCTTAAATGTCGCGCCAAGTGTGAGCTGCCAAAAAAACGCCTTCCACATTCTTTACACACATAGGGTCTCTTTCCCGTATGAACCCTCTGGTGCCGAACCAAATAAGACTTGCAGGTGAATGACTTATCGCACTCAGAGCAGGAGAATAGTTTTTCTCCTGTGTGGCTTCTTTGATGGACAACAAAACGCCATTTCTTTGTAAAACATTTGCCACAATCTTTGCAGGTGTAACTGTCAGGCTCAGAGTGAGTCTTGTAATGGGCTATGAAAGCAGATTTACGTGTGAATTTTTTGGTGCATTGGTTGCAACTGATGTTGGGTTGTTTTCCTCCCAGGGTTGTGGCATCCATGTCTTCTTCAAGCCCCTCCTCAGACGCACTCTGTGGACCTTCACAAGAAAAAGAGATCCTCACAGATTCTGATGAAGTCTGGTCCATTGATGGATGTCCTGTTGCATCACCATTGTATTCTCCTTTACTCAAGGTTCGCGAGTCTTTCTTATCTGGGATATCTTTGGTAACAGCCTGTATATTGTTTTTGCCAAATGAATTATCGGAGTCTGCTGTGCAACATTTTGGTTTTCTAACCTTTTTATAATTCTTTCTAGTAAAGCCCTTTTGTTTTTGAGAATTTGTTTTCTTGGCTAACTTTTGACTATGACTGTGTGATTTATCTGTCAATAAatgaatgagagaaaaaaaaaaaaagaaaaaaaaaagtgtgttagGGAGCAAACATACAGAATTTTTAACACAGATCTCCAAAAGAACTTAAAATCAACACTGTAGCAGAAAATTCGTCAAGACTGACATGTAGCAGATGTGCCCATTAGTGAATTTGGCCTTATTTTTGTGGTGAAAATCATAATAAATTTGTGGGTTGAGCTCATTGCACCTTCCCTTGCCTTTCAACACACTGTCAgagctgccaaaaaaaaaaaaaaaaaaaaaggggcacaaaacaggttatgaattttgcacaaagtaaaataaataattggTCTTTATTTCTACCTTTAACTTTTTATCCTGACTATTGTTAGTGTAAAAAGTCATAGGTCAAAAATAGCTCAAATATTATTCGTATATAAAATAACTCCGGTATCTGCGACAAATTTTCCACCTTTTTCAAAAAGTGTTAAGTGATGAATCAGGAGAAAACATCTGaaaacagagacaaaaaaacaaaacaaaagaaccaCACAAACTGGCACACATATACTCTTCAAAAGAGACGCAAATGGTAAGAGAAATCTAGTGCAAACATAAAAAAAGTGCAACACACTaaatagtaaaaaacaaaaaagccaACAGGCTCAAATACAAAAATGAATAGGTCCTTTTATAGCTTTACCTTCTGAAGAGGAAGGCTGGTAATCCTCCATTATAATGTCTTTGTAGAGATCCTTGTGTCTTTCTATATAATCCCATTCTTCCTTGGTGAAATAGACCGCGATGTCCTCATATCTTACAGGAACCTGGTACATACAATGATGCAGTAATTGTTTAGACACCTCACCACTTTGGCGATATTGTATAATATGATCCCAGTATTCCCAGCGGCAACGCTTACCTCTCCAGTCAGCAAATTAATTATCTTTTTGGTGAGGTCTAGGATATTCTCATTACTTTTCAGCTGCACCAGTGATGGAGACTTCAGTTTCATGATTGGGATCGAGGTCCTGCACCCTTCCATAAGTGGAGTGTCACTGCTGGCTGTGACGTGGTCTCTTGACTTCTTTACTAGCTTGTAATCCTTCAAGATTAAGAGTGATCAGTACTGCAAACTATTTGTTTTCAACTAGCTGTAACATGCGTGTCCTACAACTGCTCAAAATTTGCTGGAAACAAGGTGCTCAATGTGAAGGCTTCTGCAGATGTGCCTCCCATTTTTCATAGCATAAGTAATTGTATGTTTGTCTGACAATAGAATATCAGAAACAGAATTCATTTTTGAATAAGTGTACCCAAAACTAAGTACTTACTCCACAAAAACAACAAACCAAAAACCCCCTCAAGAATATaccgtatacagtatatatttatctgCAAGAACAGCTTCTGATTATTAGGGTGCTGACAAAATGAGAGCAGGATAacctcctgattagtgttgagcgataccgtccgatacttgaaagtatcggtatcggaaagtatcggccgataccggcaaagtatcggatctaatccgataccgataccaatacaagtcaatgggactcatgtatcggacggtattcctgatggttcccagggtctgaaggagaggaaactctccttcaggccctgggaaccatattaatgtgtaaaataaagaattaaaataaaaaatattgctatactcacctctccgacgcagcctgcaccttaccgagggaaccggcagcgttgtttgcttaaaattcgcgctttaacttccttacgcgaagtcccggcttgtgattggtcgcgcgccgcccatgtgaccgcgacgcaaccaatcacagcaagccgtgacgtaatttcaggtccttcaggattttaaaattacgttccggcgttgtgattggttgcgtcgcagtcacatgggcgacgcgaccaatcacaagccgtgacgtcacgggaggctggacacgcgcgcattttaaaatgcgcgcgtgtccagcctcccgtgacgtcacggcttgaaggacctgaaattacctgaaattacgtcacggcttgctgtgattggttgcgtcgcggtcacatgggcggcgcgcgaccaatcacaagccgggacttcgcgtaaggaagttaaagcgcgaattttaagcaaacaacgctgccggttccctcggtaaggtgcaggctgcgtcggagaggtgagtatagcaatattttttattttaattctttattttacacattaatgttgtttcgataccgatacccgataccacaaaagtatcggatctcggtatcggaattccgatacagcaaatatcggccgatacccgatacttgcggtatcggaatgctcaacactactcctgattcAAGTTTAGAGTAGAGTAGATACTACTTTTGGCAGAAAAGTTGGAGGACCATTCAATCCTCTAGGACTTGAAATTATGGATCCTTGTTAGATAAGGCCTGTATATTTCCGATTTTCTTGGCGGATGTGATAGCGCCTAAAAATTCAGTTTTAAAAGGAAAATTTGCTAATGCTTATGTCTCCGATCGGCTCATAAGAGTGTTTGCATAAGGcattaaggaccaaatttaaattcCACGGGGCGTAGATCTTAGTCTTATTGATTATTAGTGATcctccaataaaatgatcatgcccgtatgaCGAACATAAAAATATAAGTAATAAATGGAAACAAGTTTTGTATAGCGAGACATAGTTGTAAAAACAGTCAAACTAAGATAAATGGTAAAAAATATTTATGCAAGTATCTTAATCAAGTCCTGAAAATAtttgtcagatgacctgactttccaAGAGTATGCAGATGTGGGTGAGAATTTGTCTGAATAATAGTTTGGTATGTGATGTACAAGTCCTGGAATTGTGAAATGTGTTTTACTGATAAAAATATTCTTTTTATTACTTGCCCAACAAAAATTCTTTTACTGGGGCCCACTAAAGAgaaaatacaaattaaaaaaacaaaaaacaaacaaaacaactcTTCCACACAATTTTGTCTTATTCATGTTAAATTAATAATGaggagttgtgtggtagatttcaaAACAAgaggagatacaaaggcctggttggaaTGTTGGAATGGGCACATGGGGCAATAATAATCGGGAAGCACTCCTACCGTGCTTTCTACAAACCAGAATCTTTTTTGGGGACAGTTTTGGGTGGGAGTGGCAGGGACATGGCAAATAAAATGTTGGTCCGATAGTCTCCAGAACATCCTCTGACTCGAAGACTGCGTGGAGTCAAATAGGAGACGCTTGACAATTTTCTCCTGGTACTGGAGAAATGTCAGTGCTCCTTGTGACCTTTTATAGAGAACAAAGCTATTGCAAGTAGCAGTCTGAATACAATAGATTGTTACCTTTTTGTACCAGGCTCTGGTCTTTCACTTCACCAGATATATTTGAAGCACCTGGTCCGACAAGTTAACGCCTCCCATATATTATAGTCTGTGATGCAGACTGGTTTTtccttgtccctggtggcacccctgtCTCTGACAGTCACAGTGGTGTCTGCATGCAGCGTGGGGAACATGTCCTGATTGacattccacttcactgcaagaagttggtcgcttgcaagtgagaatgacgccctCTTCTCCAaatgtctggacaccaactgtgaacGGAAACCCCACTCGTTTTTTCCTGATTGTCCCACAAGCCCCTGTATGTACAGCGTGGAGGGATTGGTATAGGGGATACTCGTGTAATAGTTGTCGGTATACATGTGATACCCTTGATGGAGACAGGgcatcattagctcccagacaattttatcTGGGATGAGAATTGTCTGGGGGGCCAattttggcggtccctacctttgTAAATTATAAAAGGTGGATGTGTAGCCTGTTGTGCTCTCACATTTTGTGGAGCTTGATGCCATATTTTGCTTTCTTGGAGGGGAAGAATTGTCTGAATAACAGACAGCCCTTGAAACTCATAAAGGACTTGTTGACTTCCACATGTTGCTCCGGGGTATATGAATTTATAAATAAATCCCTTCAATAGGGAAATTAGGCGTTTCAATTTGTTCAGCCGATCGTAGTTGGGGGTCAGTTCTTGGGAATTCTCACTAAAGTGACGGGAAATGACAGCTGAAAGTACAGGGGTTCTGTGGACAGATTTTGTTGCCCagagtgtttttgtttttactACTCCCATGTTCAGGGTAGTGCCTAAAACTTCTAGGGAACAGGAATGAAAGGCAGTGAGTTTTTTGGAAATATATACTGATGGGCATATAAATTGGTTTGGTGGTCAATACATTGTAGGATTTAAGGGGtaataaaatttgtaaaaaaaaataaaaataatatatatatatatatatatcaaagggGGTAAAATTGTCTACATCAACTTTTATACCAAGggctgctttaaaaaaaaagaaaaaaaaaagtggcatttgTGGGGAAAAAGAACCGTCATGATACCACAGTTGTGGGGGAACTGCGGTACTTTGTTATGTCccaagcttcagcagtgacgatcGACTGCACTTCCATCGGGCTGTGGGATCCCGCggaggaagagtcgtcatcactCGCTGATAACTGCTctgcttcagaggcagattctgtttcactgctgGAGCAAAGCAGGCTGAATGTTCTGCAGGCCTTTGCTGTATTTTATGTGCAtgcctccccaaaaaaaaaaaaaaaaaaaaaaaaatgaaacctaaaTCTAACActagtatttttttcttttatacttttgaaaaaaaaaaaaaaaaacccacacacccTATAAGCCTAACTGCAAAGAAAGTGGGAAAACAAAAGTAATTCGGCAAGGGGGAAATGACACAGAATTGGATTTCTCTTCTCTCCCAGggcaactacaaggagagaagacagagaggcacagcccaagtgctgccaaATTTACAAATATTGGGGGCTTCTGATCACTGTaatagagtctatcacagtgatcaaaaaccaTCAACCAATCAGAAAAATCCCAGCGGTTGATGGGTGCAGGAAGGCAGATCTTGGCAGGTGTATTGAGCCATTTTCTTGCATCAGAAGAAGGGGGTTGGATCCAGTGTTAAGACGATCACGTGATTAGGGACCAGAAAAACTGGCCCTTATGTTCTACAGGGTCTCCGTTTGCGAATCTGGGAGGGCGCTACAACCTTATTCCTGATCGCagttttaaaatggcaatgagggaACAAGGCCCCTTAACGACTGTTGTTATAATGCATATCTGCGATCAATTAGGGGTCTAAAGAAGGAATAATAATTGTtaaattggaaaaaaaacaaacaaaaaaattaaaaacaaccaaTAGAACAcaaacctacaaggccctgtgtgaaaaagtgattgctctcTAAAcccaataactggttgggccagttACAACAGCAATCAAGCATCTGCAAtatctggcaatgagtcttttacagcgCTCGAAGAAATTTggcccacttatctttgcagaattgttgcaattcagccacattggagggtttctgagcatgccaCAGTGTCTCAATCGGACTAAGGTCAACgtcacgggtttaccgcgacagaaGAGCCAGAAGAacacagtgtctgatttctcttgcactgattagaagcacttcaccttcatattaaatggtgtaaatttcttttagcagtgcaggggtcaaTCGGCTAAGAGCCcggtgagagctcctggaagctttcctgcatttaggctctcagctgtgcactgttagccattcccatctcctatataaactgggcacTGCCTAGAGAtagtttatgctgcatggctggaggttggtggatttatctgtgactgttgataggctttgagtgtgtgataattctcttTCTTCTCCTTCTTTGGTTTAACCCCCATCCTTCACTCCCTATTGTATACCTCAGTTATATATGTGTGAGTttaatttgtatgtttggtattttctgttacccctgtttgtattaccttgtttgtctagttggtgtattatggtacactacttgtTAGGaatcgggattctcccactgcgtgggatagatcccaagcattatcatccacttctgcggtctcccatttaggTTCGGCCACtgcgattgctgctcagcacagacgtgggtcccagcatcttgctcaggctcgtggtatacaTTTAGTTACTGCTGACTCTCCAGTGAAGtgtatggtaaccagtgatatatGGGTGCAGCCttgcactctggagtctaagtccagagatcaccttacttagcatgtccatgatgtgcagcttctcattggtggtcggatgtTTGCTGCTCTCATGATGTGGCAGCACCGGATTGGCCCGCGGGCGATGTCTCGAccaactgggcatgagtgtttggggtggagcctagcgtataaaaggctctcagcagcGTACACACGGGcacgctagtgtcatttatgtttgctgtgtgtgtgtgttcagagACTGTACGtgttggcaggcaggttgcacacttaggCGTTGAGCCAAGGGTACGAAACCGCatgagtctctagtctgctacatgcttagggtgccagtcaggcacaggttcagtagtgtcaggactgggataactagccacttggcttagcatctgttttgtACATGTGCGcgattggcacagttcagttacGGAGccagctcaacccttatgctatacttctcGGTGAAAGCATCATGGTATAGTATCTAGCCTCGAAGAGCTCTCTctcttggctcagcatctgcttcattcatgtgtgtggttagcaccgtTTAGTTGCAGAGCTGTGATGTTAACAGGGTATAGCACTTGGCATACTCGTGCCGTACCTCTcgatgaagtaactgagcttggtactttgTGTTCCGTTCACACTGAATGGCGTaaactctgcacggtggacccctggttgcgattgcacttcatttaatattttattttgtgcaatccgccaaccctaacactactACTAGGGTCAGGCACTGATCTACATGAGAATCAGTCTCCAGAGATCATTGTAAATAAAAGGGGAAGTTACCAATGTGATACAAATAGATCAAGAGTTGTATAGTGGTGGATCACTTAACCCACTGTTTCTGAACGTGAATAATCTTTGTGCAGTCTCCCATTCCTCAGTTGAGATGGGTTCATTACCCAAATCACCATTCTTTTACCACTAGAGctcctacagtgggggaaataagtatttgatcccttgctgattttgcaagtttgccacTGACAattacatgaacagtctataattttaagggtaggttaattttagtattgggagatagaatatcaaaaataaaatccagaaaaatcacattgtataagttatataaatttatttgcattttgcaatgagaaaaaagtatttgatcccctaccaaccataagagttctgtctcctacagaccagttagacgctcctaatcaactcgttacctgcattaaagacagctgtcttacatagtcacctttataaaagactcctgtctacagactcaattaatcagtcagactctaacctctacaacatgggcaagaccaaagagctttctaaagatgtccgggacaagatcatagacctgcacaaagctggaatgggctacaaaaccataagggtatgtgtccatggtcagtaaacgctgcttgtttgacgctgcgcagagctgcagcgtcaaacacgcagcgtccagatgttccagcatagtggaggggattttatgaaatcccatgtccactatacgtggaaacacgcatccgacttccctgcgactccggacatgctgcgcgtcttttcagatcgcagcatgtccgtgctacctgcggcgacgctgcgtctgcggctctatgcgagggtgcgatgatcccggatgtgtacagttaacacatccggcatcatcgcgtcccagaaaggggccatcctgaccgtggacacataccctaagaaaggctatgtgcacacgttgcggattagccttaggaatttctggcgattttgcctctcctggcagaaaacgcagctgcggatttgtcgcgttttttgtgcggttccgcagcgtttgtggatttactgcgttttttgcccctgcggatttctataatggaatgggcacaaaaacgctgcagatccgcaaaaaaagaagtgacatactaCTTATTTTAATCCGCAGTGTTTTCGCAacctgtgcacagcttttttttttttctcattgatttacattgtactgtaaatcaattgcggatctgcagcatttctgcaccgcaagaaacgctgcggatccgcacagaatccacaacgtgtgcacataccctaagacgctgggtgagaaggagacaactgttggtgcaatcgtaagaaaatggaagaaatacagaatcactgtcaatcgacatcgatctggggcactatgcaaaacctcctggggtatccttgatcatgaggaaggcgagagatcagcctaaaactacacggggggggggggggggggggggggaaagggggaacttgttaatgattagtgatgagagaatatactcgttgctcgggttttcctccgggtgacctccgagtatttgatattgctcggagatatagttttcatcgcctcagttgcatgatttatggcttccagatacgctgaatacatgtgaggaatgcctgtttgttagggaattcccacatgtattcagcttatctggaagccgtaaatcatgcaactgaggcgatgaaaactatatctccgagcaataacatactcagaggtcacccgagcgtgctcgggaaaacccgagcaacaagtacactcactcatcacgattaatgatctcaaggcagctggaatcacaatcaccaagaaaaccactggcaacacattacgccgtaaaggtttgaaTTCCTGCAAGGTCCCGCTGTTCAACAAGGAACatatgcaggcccgtctgaagtttgtcaatgttctgtgagtgattgggagaaggtgctgtggtcacatgagacaaaaattgaggtctttggcattaactcaactcaccgtgtttggaggaagagaaatactgcctatgacccaaagaacaccatccccactgtcaagcatgaacgtggaaacattatgttttgggggtggttttctgctaagggcacaggactactttactGCATCGATGGGATAATGAAtaaagccatgtaccataaaatcctgactgacaacctccttccctccgccaggacatttaaaatgggtcgtggttgggtgttcagcaagacaatgacccaaaacatacagccaacgcAACAAAGAagaggctcaaaaagaagcacattaagatcatggagtggcctagccagtctccagaccttaatcccatagaaaacttatggagggagtttaagctccgagttgccaagcgacaacctcaatatcttaatgatttagagatgatctgcaaagaggagtggaccaaaattcctcctgacatgtgcgcaaacctcatcatcacctacaaaaacagtttgactgctgtgcttgccaacaaggcttttgccaccaagtattaagtcttgataGCCAGAGGcatcaaatacatttatataatttatacaatgtaattttctggattttatttttaatattctatatctcaatgttaaaattaacctgcccttaaaattacagactgttcatgtctttgtcagtgggcaagcttgCAAAATCAgctagggatcaaatacttatttcccccactgtatatgtaaatcaggagagcagagagcagccactacatgtctcacactggtaactccctcttTTCATTAAAAATTTGCTCAGGAGGCAGATTCTGTTTGAGATcaggtcctgaacagctcatttacatctaAAAAAACCCCTTGCATTTCTGTGGAATAAGACATAGTCTCACAGATATCAAGGggttattttattcagcttcctatgacccaagtacccatatagactgcttaggagggttgatatTACTGACAAGTTTCATATTAAACACAGAATCCAGTGAACTTCATGAGTCCGATTCATTGTTGCAGTTTCCTTTGTCTAGTTTTATATGTGCGCCTATTTAAAAGTCTGTTTATGcgttgactttttttttatttttttgccattgtGGGTTGCGTTTGGAGTTTTCTTATGTATGAATCAGCTGATTCATCAATGGTTACTTTTTAGAAAGTTGCAAAAATGCATTCCAGCCTctccctggagtgattttatgcaTGTTTGAATTTTTGTCATCTGTTTAGCAAAACTGAAGACTTTTGATCAAAAAAGTTGCCCAAAAATGTAAAGTGAAAAATTAAAAGT contains:
- the LOC143767197 gene encoding uncharacterized protein LOC143767197 isoform X2, which gives rise to MEKSGNITDGVLSLTLEVIYLLTGEDYKLVKKSRDHVTASSDTPLMEGCRTSIPIMKLKSPSLVQLKSNENILDLTKKIINLLTGEVPVRYEDIAVYFTKEEWDYIERHKDLYKDIIMEDYQPSSSEDKSHSHSQKLAKKTNSQKQKGFTRKNYKKVRKPKCCTADSDNSFGKNNIQAVTKDIPDKKDSRTLSKGEYNGDATGHPSMDQTSSESVRISFSCEGPQSASEEGLEEDMDATTLGGKQPNISCNQCTKKFTRKSAFIAHYKTHSEPDSYTCKDCGKCFTKKWRFVVHQRSHTGEKLFSCSECDKSFTCKSYLVRHQRVHTGKRPYVCKECGRRFFGSSHLARHLRLHTGEKPFSCIECGKCFTDKGSYLKHQQVHTGEKPFSCSECGKCFATKGSIVVHLRTHTGERPFECLECGLCFSDKSRLCKHQNTHVGVKPFSCTECGRSFARNAHLIRHQRTHTGEQPYSCSECDRRFTNKVNLVSHMKTHTGERPFSCPECCKSFVFNAQLVVHQRIHTGEKPYACTYCEAKFCSKPNLVKHVRIHTGEKPFPCTQCDKCFRRKSHLAAHVKTHSKASGFSCKECGKSFRFKGFLDRHAKIHEK
- the LOC143767197 gene encoding uncharacterized protein LOC143767197 isoform X1, producing MTHEMVLVAVLPGKADRTTCHKQTSWSRIAHALPKKIYRTSLFDLQLHTSKMEKSGNITDGVLSLTLEVIYLLTGEDYKLVKKSRDHVTASSDTPLMEGCRTSIPIMKLKSPSLVQLKSNENILDLTKKIINLLTGEVPVRYEDIAVYFTKEEWDYIERHKDLYKDIIMEDYQPSSSEDKSHSHSQKLAKKTNSQKQKGFTRKNYKKVRKPKCCTADSDNSFGKNNIQAVTKDIPDKKDSRTLSKGEYNGDATGHPSMDQTSSESVRISFSCEGPQSASEEGLEEDMDATTLGGKQPNISCNQCTKKFTRKSAFIAHYKTHSEPDSYTCKDCGKCFTKKWRFVVHQRSHTGEKLFSCSECDKSFTCKSYLVRHQRVHTGKRPYVCKECGRRFFGSSHLARHLRLHTGEKPFSCIECGKCFTDKGSYLKHQQVHTGEKPFSCSECGKCFATKGSIVVHLRTHTGERPFECLECGLCFSDKSRLCKHQNTHVGVKPFSCTECGRSFARNAHLIRHQRTHTGEQPYSCSECDRRFTNKVNLVSHMKTHTGERPFSCPECCKSFVFNAQLVVHQRIHTGEKPYACTYCEAKFCSKPNLVKHVRIHTGEKPFPCTQCDKCFRRKSHLAAHVKTHSKASGFSCKECGKSFRFKGFLDRHAKIHEK